CAAAGATCCAGTCCGGGAAACTGGAACTTCATCCCGAAAACGCCAACCTCTACCAGATAATCGATCACTCGGTATCAAACTTCCATTCGGAACTTAACCTGCGGAAACTGGATCTGTACATTGAAGGGGAAAAGGTCATGCAGGCCTCCTCCCGATTTCCAAAGAAGGTTGTGACATGCGATACGCTCCAGATAGAGCGCGTGCTGAATAACTGCCTGCAGAACGCTGTAAAACACGCCTCTTCGCGCGTAGAACTGAAAACATCGGTGAACAACAAGAAACTGTTCTGCACCATTTCGGACGACGGCAACGGCATGTCGCGCGATCTCTCGCATAAGATATTCGACGAATATTTCCAGGCGTCTAACGGCAAAAGCGGCGTAGGGCTGGGCCTCCCTTCCGTAAAGAGAATAGTGGAACTGCACGGCGGAAAGGTCGAAGTCGAAACCGACATCGGAAAGGGTTTCGCGTTTACATTTTCGCTTCCGGTAAATAACGGGTAGGATTAATAAATATGATTACAAGAATCGTGACCATCGACGATGACATAAACACGCTGAAATCGCTTGAACAGCTTCTTGAGCTGAAAAAGTTCAAGGTATTCCCGCATCTTACAGTCAATGACGCGATGAACAATTTCGACAAGGACGATCCTCATATCGCCATCATAGACTTCTATCTTGACGACATTACCGGCGTGGAACTGATGAAAAAGATACATCAGAGAAATCCCGATATTCCTGTGATCATCCTGACCGCCTCAAGAGAGATAAACACCGCGATAGAATCTATCAAGGCTGGAGCGTATCACTACCTTGTCAAACCGGTTCAGCCGGACGAACTTTACAGCACCATCGACAAACTCGTGGAGAGCCAAAGGCTCAAGGAGGAGAATCTCCGCCTGAAAAACGAGCTTACGGCGAAATACCGTTTTGAAAATATTATCGGCAAATCGGCGGCGCTTGAGGAGATGTTCGCCATCCTGGCAAAAGCTGTCCAGACGAAATCGACCATACTTATCACCGGCGACTCGGGAACCGGGAAAGAGCTTGTCGCGCGCGCGGCCCACTATAATTCCCCGAGGAAGGACCACCCCTTCATAAAGGTGAACTGCGCCGCCATACCCGAATCAATGCTTGAGGCGGAGCTCTTCGGCATAGAAAAGAATGTCGCCACCGGCGTCGCCATGAGACCTGGGAAATTCGAACTTGCCGACGGCGGCTCGATATTCCTGGATGAGATAGGGGATATGGCCCCCTCCACGCAGGCAAAAGTGCTCAGGGTGCTGCAGGAACGGGAAGTCGAAAGGATAGGGGCCTCCGCCCCGAGAAAGGTCGACATCAGGGTCATTGCCGCGACCAATATAGATATTGCCAAGGCGGTAGAGGAGAAAAAATTCCGGCAGGATCTCCTCTATAGATTAAATGTTTTTCATATCCATATCCCTCCCCTGTCGAAAAGGAAGGACGACATCCCCTTGCTCGCCGAGCATTTCATTCAAAAATACTCGAAGGAGAACGGCATGGAGCCGAAAAAGATTGAACAGGAAGCGATGGAGTACCTTTCGAACAGGGATTGGCCGGGAAATATAAGGGAGCTTGAAAATACCATTGAGAGGGCCATCGGGATATCAGACAGCGACATGATAAAGGTCTGCGATTTTGACCAGGGGATAGCATTCAGGTCCCCTGCGAAGAGCGCGACCGTTCTCCCTCCTGTCGGACTTGACGGAAAAAGCCTTGATGATATTGTCGCGGATTTCGAAAAGGACATCATAACCAACGCGCTTGTGGAAAACAGGTGGAAACAGAACAAGACCGCTGAACAGCTCGGAATTTCCGAGCGAAGCATATGGTACAAAATCAAAAAACTTGGAATAGACATGAAAAAGGTCGATTCCGAGGAGTGATACAGCAAGAGTCGATTGCTTATTAAGCATTTTTTCTATACCATACCGTTCTTGCATTTAGAGCACGCGCCCATAGTTCAGTTGGATAGAACGCCAGATTGCGGTTCTGGAGGTCAGAGGTTCGAATCCTCTTGGGCGCGCCATTATAATGCTGATGGTGTTTTTGTGAGGATTCGAAAGCGAGTTTCCGGTTGCGACCGAAAAGGGAGCAGCGCCAAACAGGACGTTTGGCGAGGAAACGAGTCGGGGTCGAGCGAGCGATTTCAGGAGAAATCGCGAGAGTGACCGAATCCTCTTGGGCGCGCCATTATAATGCTGATGGTGTTCTTGCGAGGATTCGAAAGCGAGTTTCCGGTTGCGACCGAAAAGGGAGCAACGCCAAACAGGACGTTTGGCGAGGAAACGAGTCGGGGTCGAGCGAGCGATTTCAGGAGAAATCGCGAGAGTGACCGAATCCTCTTGGGCGCGCCATTGTTATTCGAAGAATACCGGCGTTGTGTAACAGGATATCCGGAGAGGTGGCCGAGCGGTTGAAGGCGTACGCCTGGAAAGTGTATGTGCGGGAAACCGTACCGGGGGTTCGAATCCCCCCCTCTCCGCCATTTTCAATAAATGGGATTCAAAACAAGCTTCCTTTATTTCTCCAGCAGAGCGAAGTTTCTGCGAATACGGCGTTAGCCGCACGGAGCTAAACGCGAATCGTCGGCCCGAGCAGACAGCGAGGGCAAATTGACACGACGTGCACGCGAGGGTAGGCGAATCCTTCTTCCCTTTCCGCCTTCTCTTCTCTTCCTTTTTCAAACAAGACGTTTGGCAAGGAAACGAATTTGGGTCAAGTGAGCGATTTCAGGAGAAATCGCGAGAGTGACCGATCCCCCCCCTCTCTCCGCCAGCCGCAGAAAGACCCTTTCGGATTGAAAAACTGCAAAAGATCCTGAAAAAATATCGGCTCGAAAATACTTTTGATCCAAAAACGAGCTTCTATTATTTTTAGTTGGACTACTTCCATTTTCCTTGTTACTACATATACTGAAAACTTAAACAAGCACCCAACAATGACGAAACAATTAAGGATTAGCTTTGATGATTCATTGAAATAAAATTTATGGTAAATATAGCAACGGGAAAAATTATGAATTTTGAAAGAAAGATCGCCAGAATAGCCGGAACACTTTTTATTATTGGCACGGTTGCGGGCATACTAAGCATTGCTCCAGCTATAGATGCTCCTGATTATCTTACTAAAGCTTCTGAAAATGCTAATCAAGTATTAAAAGGAGCATTTTTCCAGTTTATTATGGCGGTTGCATATATTGGATTTGCAATTTTGTTGTACCCAATTCTAAGAAGATATAATGAAAGTCTTGCAATTGGATTTGTTGGTTTCAGGTTTATTGCTGGAGTATTCAACATTATTGGTGTAACAAGCATCCTACTACTATTGACATTAAGTCAGGAGTTTACAAAAGCTCCTAATTTAAATTCATCCTATTTTCATACTTTAGGTGAATTATTGCTGGCTGGACGAGATTTCGTGGACCATGTGGCAATGATACTGGCACAAAGCATAGGCAGCATAATGTGTTACTACATCCTCTATCAAACAATGCTGGTTCCTCGATGGTTATCCGTATGGGGTTTAGCTGGAGCCACTTTGACTATATTTGCAAGCTTTCTTGTAATGTTCCATCTAATCGGTATTATTACGCCGGTTTACCTTGCTCTGCTCCTTCCGTTGGCATTACAAGAAATGTTTTTGGCGGTATGGCTGATTGTAAAAGGGTTTAATCAATCTGTGGTCATTTTTGAAAACTCAAGAACGGCATATTAAGAAGTTATGAAAAAGATTTGTATTGTTGGGGCGTCAGGGAAACTCGGGCAGTATATGGTGCAGCATGCGTTGGATCGGGGCTACGAGGTGGTTGGCGTTTGCCGGAAGCGGAGCATAGGCAAACTCGATGCGTTCAAAGGGCGCATCACAGTCATTCCCGGCATGACGAACGACCGCGAGGTTATCAAAGAAGCTGTCGCAGGGTGTGACGGAGTACTCACCGTGCTGGTACCTTGGGGTGTTCACCAGTACTCGTCTGGAACGGCCAAAGCAGTACTCGACTACGCGCATCCAGATGCACGCCTCATATTCTCCTGCGGCTGGCATATCGCTCGCGATAACCGGGATATTTACTCGCGAAAATTCAAAGCGCTCGTGAAGATCGCCAGCTGGCTCGGATGGCTTCTTCGGGCCATTGATATAGACGACCAGGTGGAAGCGTGTCGACGTGTGTTTGCCAGCGACACCCTGTGGACGGTTGTGCGTGGGAGTGAC
This sequence is a window from Nitrospinota bacterium. Protein-coding genes within it:
- a CDS encoding DUF4386 domain-containing protein, with product MNFERKIARIAGTLFIIGTVAGILSIAPAIDAPDYLTKASENANQVLKGAFFQFIMAVAYIGFAILLYPILRRYNESLAIGFVGFRFIAGVFNIIGVTSILLLLTLSQEFTKAPNLNSSYFHTLGELLLAGRDFVDHVAMILAQSIGSIMCYYILYQTMLVPRWLSVWGLAGATLTIFASFLVMFHLIGIITPVYLALLLPLALQEMFLAVWLIVKGFNQSVVIFENSRTAY
- a CDS encoding NAD(P)H-binding protein; this translates as MKKICIVGASGKLGQYMVQHALDRGYEVVGVCRKRSIGKLDAFKGRITVIPGMTNDREVIKEAVAGCDGVLTVLVPWGVHQYSSGTAKAVLDYAHPDARLIFSCGWHIARDNRDIYSRKFKALVKIASWLGWLLRAIDIDDQVEACRRVFASDTLWTVVRGSDLEEGESQGLPVWSRHVGDPILESNKTRRVDFALFMVKSLENDDLIHEAPAIVGCRTPSALAFKSGS
- a CDS encoding sigma-54 dependent transcriptional regulator, whose product is MITRIVTIDDDINTLKSLEQLLELKKFKVFPHLTVNDAMNNFDKDDPHIAIIDFYLDDITGVELMKKIHQRNPDIPVIILTASREINTAIESIKAGAYHYLVKPVQPDELYSTIDKLVESQRLKEENLRLKNELTAKYRFENIIGKSAALEEMFAILAKAVQTKSTILITGDSGTGKELVARAAHYNSPRKDHPFIKVNCAAIPESMLEAELFGIEKNVATGVAMRPGKFELADGGSIFLDEIGDMAPSTQAKVLRVLQEREVERIGASAPRKVDIRVIAATNIDIAKAVEEKKFRQDLLYRLNVFHIHIPPLSKRKDDIPLLAEHFIQKYSKENGMEPKKIEQEAMEYLSNRDWPGNIRELENTIERAIGISDSDMIKVCDFDQGIAFRSPAKSATVLPPVGLDGKSLDDIVADFEKDIITNALVENRWKQNKTAEQLGISERSIWYKIKKLGIDMKKVDSEE